The following are encoded together in the Bacteroidales bacterium MB20-C3-3 genome:
- the pyrF gene encoding orotidine-5'-phosphate decarboxylase, whose translation MNREELYGNILRKRSFLCVGLDSDPSLFPTSLLSAKYPIFEFNKAIIDATYGYAVAYKPNLAFYEAEGAKGWEQLEMTVEYIRRVDSSLFIIADAKRGDIGNTADRYAKAFFERMDFDAVTLAPYMGRDSVEPFLKYDGKWSVILALTSNPSAEDFELDIYEKVIKKGMEWGSPDNLMFVVGATRPEKLAEIRAISPEHFFLVPGVGAQGGTISQVAQAGMNSKCGLLVNISRNIIFAGGGEDFAAMAEKRAAEAALEMSNYIR comes from the coding sequence ATGAACAGAGAAGAGCTTTACGGAAATATTTTAAGAAAAAGGAGCTTCCTTTGTGTAGGGCTGGACTCAGATCCTTCCTTATTCCCAACTTCGCTTTTGTCTGCAAAGTATCCCATCTTTGAATTTAATAAAGCCATCATTGACGCTACTTACGGCTATGCAGTGGCCTATAAGCCTAATCTCGCCTTTTATGAGGCCGAGGGTGCTAAGGGGTGGGAACAGCTGGAGATGACAGTGGAGTACATCCGCAGAGTAGATTCTTCTCTATTTATTATTGCCGATGCAAAAAGGGGAGATATTGGCAATACTGCCGACAGATATGCCAAAGCCTTTTTTGAGAGAATGGATTTTGATGCAGTTACTCTGGCTCCCTATATGGGCAGGGACTCTGTTGAGCCTTTCTTGAAATACGATGGCAAATGGTCAGTGATACTTGCTCTAACCTCAAATCCATCAGCTGAAGATTTTGAGTTGGATATATACGAAAAGGTTATAAAAAAGGGGATGGAGTGGGGTAGTCCCGATAATCTAATGTTTGTTGTGGGAGCAACCAGGCCTGAAAAGCTTGCAGAGATAAGAGCTATATCTCCTGAACACTTTTTTCTTGTTCCCGGTGTGGGAGCCCAGGGGGGTACTATTTCTCAGGTTGCCCAAGCAGGAATGAATTCCAAATGTGGACTGCTTGTAAATATCTCAAGAAATATAATTTTTGCCGGCGGTGGTGAAGATTTTGCCGCTATGGCAGAGAAAAGGGCAGCCGAAGCCGCCCTTGAAATGTCAAATTATATTAGATAA